The Streptomyces lienomycini sequence AGCTGCTCGGCATGCGGGCCGACCTGTTGAGCACCACCAGCCCGTCGGTGCTGATCTTCGCCGGTCTCGACGGCTGGCGCCGCCAGATGGCGCTCGGCGGACACGGGCTGATGGGCGGCGCGCTGGAGCTGGCCGCCGGTGTCCGGGCGGCCGTCGAGGAGATCGACGGCATGCACGTCAACGACCGCGACGACTTCTGCGGCGCGGGGGCGGCCCACGGCTTCGATCCGCTGCCCGTCGTCATCGACCTGGCGGGCCTCGGCGTCTCGGGCTTCCAGGCGGCGGACTGGCTGCGCGAGCACCGGAGCGTGGTCGCGCACCTCACCGACCACCGCCGCATCGGCGCGCAGATCACCCACGGCGACGACCGGGAGACCGCGGACGAGTTGCTCACCGCCCTCAAGGACCTGGCCCGCGCCGCTCCCGGCCTGGACCCCGCTCCGCGGGTCGAGGTGCCCTCGCCGCAGGAGCTGCGGATGCCCCAGGTGTGCCTGCCCCGGGACGCGTTCTTCGGGCCCACCGAGGACGTGCCCCTGGTGCGGGCCGCCGGCCGGATCGCGGCGGAGATGATCACGCCGTATCCGCCGGGCATTCCGGCCGTCCTGCCGGGTGAGCGGCTGGCCGAGCCGGTCCTGCGCTATCTGCGGACCGGTCTGGACGCCGGGATGTACCTGCCCGATCCGACCGATCCGGCACTGGAGACGATCAGGGTCGTCGCGCGGTGACGCGTGAGGGGAGGGCGAGGGGGCGAGTGAAACGGGTCACTCACCCCGGTTCCGGGTGGGTGGAACACCCAGAGATGGTTTAGCGTTCATCCAGTTGTGGCGACGGAGTCGACCGAGTGTCCTCCGCGGTCACCGCTTACGGCCCTGGCTGGCTTCCCCCGTCCAGCCAGGGCTTTTTCATGCCCGCGCGCCCACGCCCCCCATTCCGGCACGGAATGCCTACGGGATTCGTACGGGATCCGTCGTCCGCCGAGGTGCTCAGGACGCCCGCAGCGACTGAAATGGGAAGAGGGAAAGCCCCGGAACCGAATCGCCGGCGAGGAGCCCCGTGCCATGACCAAAGCGATCAAACTCCTGACCGCCCTCCCCCGCCCCCAGCGCGCGCGGCTGATGGAGCTGGCCCAGGAGGTCTCCTTCCCGGAGGACGAGCGGATCTTCGAGGCCGGGGGCAAGGCCGACCGCTTCTGGGTCGTCCGCTCCGGCGCGGTCTCCCTGACCCAGCGGGTGACGTCCCTGCAGCGGGTCACGGTCGCCAGCCTCGGCGTGGGCGACCTGCTCGGCTGGTCCTGGCTCTTCCCGCCCTACGAGTGGGACTTCGGCGCCGAGGCGTTCAGCCCGGTGCGGGCCTACGAGTTCGAGGCGGCGGCGGTGCTGAGGCTGTGCGAGGACGACCCGCAGCTGGGCATCGTGCTGGTGCGGTCGGTCGCCGAGATCCTCGCGCACCGGCTGGAGAGCACCAGGGGACGCCTGATGGAGCACTACGCGCTGCACGGCCACGGCGAACTGTGAGCCCCGTCAGACGCGGTAGCGCCGCAGCGCCGGCACCGCGGCGGCCAGGGCCAGCATCAGCGCCACGACGAGCAGCCCGCCCCCGGCCACGGCCTCCCGCGGTCCGAGGGCGGAGCCCGCGCCGCCGTGCAGTACGTCGGCCAGCCGCGGCCCACCCGCCACGACGACGGTGAACACGCCCTGCATGCGCCCGCGCATCTCGTCGGTGGCCGCGGACAGCAGGATCGCCCCGCGGAACACCATGGAGACCATGTCGGCGACCCCGGCCAGGGCCAGGAACGCCACCGCGAGCCACAGGCTGCCGCTCAGCCCGAAGCCGGCGATGGCGGCGCCCCAGACGACGACCGCGCCGATCACCATCCAGCCGTGCCGACGCGCTCGCGAGAAGGTGCCGGAGAACAGCCCGCCGGCCACCGCCCCGACCGGGATCGCCGCGAACAGCAGCCCCAGGGCGAGCCCCTCTCCGTAGGGGGCGTACGTCTCCGCGGCGAGCTGCGGGAACAGGGCGCGGGGCATGCCGAAAACCATGGCGACGATGTCGGCCAGGAAGGACAGCAGCAGCACCTTGTGCCCGGCGATGTAGCGGAAGCCCGCCACGACCTCGCGCAGGCCCGCGCGCCGCACCGCGGTGCCCGCCAGCGGCGGCAGGGCGGGCAGCCGGTGGACGGCCCACACCGTCACGCACAGCGCCAGGGCGTCGATCAGGTACAGCTCGGGGAGGCCGATCAGCGGGATCAGCGCACCGGCGAGCAGCGGTCCGGCCACCTGGCCGGTCTGCATCACGGTCGAGCCGAGCGCGTTGGCGGCGGGCAGTTCGCTCTCGGGCACCAGGCGGGCGATGGAGGCGTTGCGGGCCGGGGCGTTGAGACCCCAGAAGGCCTGCTGGAGCGCGAGCAGCAGCATCAGGGCGGCCACCGACTCCATGCCGGTGACCGCCTGTATCCAGAAGAGCAGCGAGGTCACCGCGATGCCGGTGTTGGTGATCAGCAGCAGCTTGCGGCGGTCCATGGTGTCGGCGACGGCGCCGCCCCACAGCGCGAACACGATGAGCGGCAGCAGACCGGCGAGGCTCGCGGCGCCGACCCAGGCGGAGGAGCCGGTGATGTCGTAGATCTGCTTGGGCACGGCGACGGCGGTGAGCTGGCTGCCGACGGCGGTGACGATGGTCGAGGACCACAGCCTGCGGTAGGCCGGGCGGCGCAGGGGTCGGGTGTCCATGGCCCAGCGGCGCCACCCCCGCCGGTCGGCGCCGTCCGTCACCGGGGCCTTCGTCCGGGGTTCGGTGCCGCTCTCGCCGCTGCTCTCGCTCGTGTCCACGCGCTTCCTACATGCTCGATACATCTTTCGACTGCGGGGATCACTATCGCAGCTTCGTTCGAGCGCGCCGGTCGCGTGGGGCTGGTCCGCGCCGCTCAGGCCCCGGCGACGAGGGAGACGCCGAGGGCGATCATGGTGGCGGCCACCAGGCCGTCCAGTACGCGCCAGGCCGCGGGCCGGGCCAGGAAGCGGCCGAGGTAGCGGGCGCCGAAGCCGAGCGCGGCGAACCAGACCAGGCTGGCGGCCGCGGCGCCGAGGCCGAAGGTCCAGCGCAGCGGCCCCCGGTCGGCGGCGACGGAGCCCAGCAGGAACACGGTGTCCAGGTAGACGTGCGGGTTGAGCCAGGTCAGCGCCAGGCAGGTGAGCACCGCCCGGCGGCGGGAGCCCGCGGCGTCGCCCTCCGCCCGCAGCGCGCCGGACGGGCGGAACACCCGCCGGGCGGCCAGGGCGCCGTAGCAGAGCAGGAAGGCGCCGCCGATCCAGCCGACGGCGGTCAGGGCCCCCGGCCAGGCCACCACCACGGCGCCGACGCCGCCGACCCCCAGGGCGATGAGCACGGCGTCGGACAGCGCGCAGATGCCGACCACGGCGAGGACGGCGTCGCGGCGGGCTCCCTGGCGCAGGACGAAGGCGTTCTGGGCGCCGATGGCGACGATGAGCGAGAGTCCGGTGCCGAAACCGGCGGCGGCTGCCGTGAGGGCGTTGTTCATGCCCTCGACGCTAAGTGGACGATCACCGTGCGTACAGCTAAAGATTCTTACGTATCATTAGCCGGTGTGATGACGACATGACGCCGGCCTTCGCGGATCTGCCGCTGGAGCAGGTGCGGACCCTGCTGGCCGTGGTGGACGAGGGCACGTTCGACGCGGCGGCCGCCGCCCTGCACGTGACGCCGTCCGCGGTCAGCCAGCGGGTGAAGGCGCTGGAGCAGCGCACGGGCCGGGTGCTGCTGCTGCGCACCAAGCCGGTGCGGGCGACCGACTCCGGTGCCGTGCTGGTGCGGCTGGCCCGCCAGGTGGCGCGGCTGGAGCGGGACGCCTCGGCCGAGCTGGGCCTGCGCGGGGAGGGCGAGCCGACCCGGGTGTCGGTGGCGGTGAACGCGGACTCGCTGGCGACCTGGTTCCTGCCGGCCCTCACCCGTCTTCCCCGCGAACCCGCGCTCTGCTTCGAGCTGCGCCGCGAGGACGAGGGGCACACCGCGACGCTGCTGCGGGAGGGCGTGGTGATGGCGGCGGTGACGTCGTCGCCCGAGCCGGTACCGGGCTGCACGGTCCGGCCGCTGGGCCGGATGCGCTATCTCCCCTGCGCCGCACCCGACTTCGCCGCCCGGCATCTTCAGGGACCGCCCCGCGAGGCCGTCGCCGGGGCGCCCGTGGTGGTCTTCGACCGGCGGGACGACTTCCAGGACGCCTTCGCGCGGCGGCTCGGGCACGCGGGCGCGAGTGCCGCGCGGCACTACGTGCCGACCTCGGAGGGCTTCGTCGAGGCGGTCGCCGCCGGGCTGGGCTGGGGCATGGTGCCGCAGCCGCAGGCGGCACCCCTGCTGCGCGCCGGGCGGCTGACCGTCTTCGCCCCGGACCTGGCGGTGGACATCACGCTGTACTGGCAGCAGTGGAAGCTCGACTCCCCGGCGCTGGCCGCGGTGGCGGACGCGGTGGTGACGACGGCCGCGGAGGCGCTGCTCCGGTAGACCGCGGCGCCGCACCGGGACACCCGCCGGTTTCGCACCGCTGCCGGCCGGTCACCCGAAGGGGAGCAAGCCGTGTACGAGGACGCGAACGCTACTGATCGCAGGTGACTTTGATGGACAACTGGCGAGAGCACGCCGCATGCCGTACGGAGGACCCCGACCTCTTCTTCCCGATCGGCACCACCGGCCCGGCCGCTTTGCAGACCGAGCAGGCGAAGGCGGTCTGCCGGACCTGCCCGGTCCGGGAGCAGTGTCTGCGGTGGGCGCTCGACACCGGGCAGACGCTCGGTGTCTGGGGCGGTACCAGCGAGTTGGAGCGCCGTGCGCTCAAGCGGCGCGAGGCCGTGCGCCGCAGGTCGGCGTAGTCCGGCGTCCGCGCCGCCCGGTCGGCCGCTCAGGCGCTCTGCCGGGCCGCGGCCCGTCCCGCCGCCCGCCCGGAGAACAGGCAGCCGCCGAGGAAGGTGCCCTCCAGCGCGTTGTACCCGTGCACCCCTCCCCCGCCGAAGCCGGCCACCTCGCCGGCCGCGTACAGGCCCTCCACCGGGGTGCCGTCGGCGCCCAGGGCGCGGGAGTCGAGGTCGGTCTGGATGCCGCCGAGGGTCTTGCGGGTGAGGATGTGCAGCTTGACGCCGATCAGCGGGCCCGCCGCCGGGTCGAGGATGCGGTGCGGGGCGGCGACCCGGCCGAGGCGGTCGCCGATGTAGCGGCGGGCGTTGCGGATGCCCTGCACCTGGGCGTCCTTGGCGTACGGGTTGGCCATCTGCAGGTCCCGGGCCTCGATCTGGCGCCGGAGCGCGGCGGCGTCCAGGAGCGGTTTGTCGGTCAACCGGTTCATCTTCTCCACCAGTTGCTCCAGGTCCGGCGCGGTCACGAA is a genomic window containing:
- a CDS encoding cyclic nucleotide-binding domain-containing protein: MTKAIKLLTALPRPQRARLMELAQEVSFPEDERIFEAGGKADRFWVVRSGAVSLTQRVTSLQRVTVASLGVGDLLGWSWLFPPYEWDFGAEAFSPVRAYEFEAAAVLRLCEDDPQLGIVLVRSVAEILAHRLESTRGRLMEHYALHGHGEL
- a CDS encoding MFS transporter translates to MDTSESSGESGTEPRTKAPVTDGADRRGWRRWAMDTRPLRRPAYRRLWSSTIVTAVGSQLTAVAVPKQIYDITGSSAWVGAASLAGLLPLIVFALWGGAVADTMDRRKLLLITNTGIAVTSLLFWIQAVTGMESVAALMLLLALQQAFWGLNAPARNASIARLVPESELPAANALGSTVMQTGQVAGPLLAGALIPLIGLPELYLIDALALCVTVWAVHRLPALPPLAGTAVRRAGLREVVAGFRYIAGHKVLLLSFLADIVAMVFGMPRALFPQLAAETYAPYGEGLALGLLFAAIPVGAVAGGLFSGTFSRARRHGWMVIGAVVVWGAAIAGFGLSGSLWLAVAFLALAGVADMVSMVFRGAILLSAATDEMRGRMQGVFTVVVAGGPRLADVLHGGAGSALGPREAVAGGGLLVVALMLALAAAVPALRRYRV
- a CDS encoding LysE/ArgO family amino acid transporter; translation: MNNALTAAAAGFGTGLSLIVAIGAQNAFVLRQGARRDAVLAVVGICALSDAVLIALGVGGVGAVVVAWPGALTAVGWIGGAFLLCYGALAARRVFRPSGALRAEGDAAGSRRRAVLTCLALTWLNPHVYLDTVFLLGSVAADRGPLRWTFGLGAAAASLVWFAALGFGARYLGRFLARPAAWRVLDGLVAATMIALGVSLVAGA
- a CDS encoding LysR family transcriptional regulator ArgP, translated to MTPAFADLPLEQVRTLLAVVDEGTFDAAAAALHVTPSAVSQRVKALEQRTGRVLLLRTKPVRATDSGAVLVRLARQVARLERDASAELGLRGEGEPTRVSVAVNADSLATWFLPALTRLPREPALCFELRREDEGHTATLLREGVVMAAVTSSPEPVPGCTVRPLGRMRYLPCAAPDFAARHLQGPPREAVAGAPVVVFDRRDDFQDAFARRLGHAGASAARHYVPTSEGFVEAVAAGLGWGMVPQPQAAPLLRAGRLTVFAPDLAVDITLYWQQWKLDSPALAAVADAVVTTAAEALLR
- a CDS encoding WhiB family transcriptional regulator; translation: MDNWREHAACRTEDPDLFFPIGTTGPAALQTEQAKAVCRTCPVREQCLRWALDTGQTLGVWGGTSELERRALKRREAVRRRSA